A region from the Papaver somniferum cultivar HN1 unplaced genomic scaffold, ASM357369v1 unplaced-scaffold_22, whole genome shotgun sequence genome encodes:
- the LOC113340593 gene encoding uncharacterized protein LOC113340593 has product MTNIWCPYYSRTEDAAVVHARDLDLPPNFIASDYKQTENIDLHFQAENNEIIDCYDIYRQPSLNHPLLHNHRIQVKPNSYPKEMKPNNFGTLQLTQTWHQYGSCPEGTIPIRRKGKNYDPTVLRKQNYPNLSYNKTLNTWGGDLSEHEYAVIEVNGHFLGANAKINIWKPVTETPTEMSISQIWLTAGENEVKNSVETGWMVSQHIYGDDQPRFFIYWTMDGYKNSGCFNLLCDGFVQTTSDFCLGGSFTEVSTFNGNQKDANFSIHKDQIGGQWWVQIQGNPIGYYPSSLFTELSMTSTKVHFGGEITNHKSKGRHTSTQMGSGHFPSEGRLKKSSYFNCVQVVDENNVTKDPENVETRVPNPNCYGLEIDNNHHNTNGYGFYYGGPGYNAKC; this is encoded by the exons ATGACAAACATTTGGTGCCCTTATTACAGCAGAACAGAGGATGCGGCAGTAGTTCATGCTAGAGATTTGGATTTGCCTCCAAATTTTATAGCCTCTGATTACAAACAAACTGAAAACATAGATTTGCATTTTCAA gCAGAAAATAATGAGATCATTGATTGTTATGATATATACAGACAACCTAGTCTTAATCATCCTTTGCTTCATAATCACAGAATACAG GTGAAACCAAATTCGTACCCGAAAGAAATGAAACCTAATAATTTCGGGACACTTCAACTTACACAAACTTGGCATCAATATGGATCATGTCCGGAAGGAACTATCCCTATAAGGAGGAAAGGAAAAAATTACGATCCAACAGTTTTGCGTAAACAGAATTATCCAAATTTATCATATaataaaactcttaatacatGGGGAGGAGATCTAAGTGAACATGAG TACGCGGTAATCGAGGTGAATggacattttcttggagcaaatGCGAAAATCAATATTTGGAAACCGGTTACGGAAACACCAACTGAAATGAGTATATCCCAAATCTGGCTTACAGCTGGTGAAAACGAAGTGAAAAACAGTGTTGAAACAGGATGGATG gtGAGCCAACATATATATGGAGACGACCAGCCTAGATTTTTTATATACTGGACC ATGGACGGATACAAGAATTCGGGTTGCTTCAACCTCCTATGCGATGGTTTTGTACAAACAACATCAGATTTCTGCCTTGGTGGAAGTTTTACTGAGGTATCCACTTTCAATGGCAACCAGAAAGATGCCAACTTCAGTATTCACAAG GACCAAATTGGTGGACAATGGTGGGTCCAAATACAAGGTAATCCGATTGGATATTATCCAAGTTCCCTCTTCACAGAGTTATCAATGACGTCAACAAAAGTACATTTTGGTGGAGAAATCACGAATCACAAGAGTAAAGGACGACATACTTCGACACAAATGGGTAGCGGTCATTTCCCTTCAGAGGGTAGATTGAAAAAATCGAGTTATTTTAATTGTGTTCAAGTAGTTGATGAAAACAACGTGACCAAGGATCCTGAAAATGTGGAGACAAGAGTTCCAAATCCAAACTGTTATGGCTTGGAAATTGACAATAACCACCATAATACAAATGGATACGGTTTTTACTATGGAGGTCCCGGTTATAATGCTAAATGTTAA